Proteins encoded within one genomic window of Dyadobacter chenhuakuii:
- a CDS encoding T9SS type A sorting domain-containing protein, giving the protein MAHVTVELLDADVVIATGAAVTYRADLEGAGLGTGRYGFSIVVPPLLKDGEDHNIKLRVRNSTYTLQNSLQNLNCPYGGRLEEVDCANFKGWAWNPNKPNIEGLTVELLENNIVLGSTNAKIYREDLAANGIGTGYYGFLLPIPQSLKNGYAHTVSMRIKGTNFFLDESPKTFTCFSPSYEGSLETTSCNELKGWAWDKNNPTAAALTVELLDGSVVVGSVVANAYRQDLKDSGKGTGNYGFTLAMPNVLKDGLQHTITLRVKGSSYKLAGTPRGVNCVMPALYGGALDSATCTEIKGWAWNQNYPSKTVSVELIEGSTVLATSVASIFRQDLDTMGTGNYGFVIASPSILRDGQSHSVSVRILGTNILLSGSPKIINCAIPPSYEGALETTSCNEMKGWAWDKNNPTAAALTVELLDGNVVVGSVVANAYRQDLKDSGKGTGNYGFTLAMPNVLKDGQQHTITLRVKGSSYKLAGTPRGVNCVMPALYGGALDSATCTEIKGWAWNQNYPSKTVSVELIEGSTVLATSVASIFRQDLDTMGTGNYGFVIASPSILRDGQSHSVSVRILGTNILLSGSPKIINCAIPPSYEGALETTSCNELKGWAWDKNNPTAAALTVELLDGNVVVGSVVANAYRQDLKDSGKGTGNYGFTLAMPNVLKDGQQHTITLRVKGSSYKLAGTPRGVNCVMPALYGGALESATCTEIKGWAWNQNYPSKTVSVELIEGSTVLATSVASIFRQDLDTMGTGNYGFVIASPSILRDGQSHSVSVRILGTNILLSGSPKIINCAIPPSYEGALETTSCNELKGWAWDKNNPTAAALTVELLDGNVVVGTVVANAYRQDLKDSGKGTGNYGFTLAMPNVLKDGQQHTITLRVKGSSYKLAGTPRGVNCVMPALYGGALESATCTEIKGWAWNQNYPSKTVSVELIEGSTVLATSVASIFRQDLDTMGTGDYGFVIASPSILRDGQSHSVSVRIQGTNILLSGSPKIINCAIPPSYEGALETTSCNELKGWAWDKNNPTAAALTVELLDGNVVVGTVVANAYRQDLKDSGKGTGNYGFTLAMPNVLKDGQQHTITLRVKGSSYKLAGTPRGVNCVMPALYGGALESATCTEIKGWAWNQNYPSKTVSVELIEGSTVLATSVASIFRQDLDTMGTGNYGFVIASPSILRNGQPHSVSVRIKGTSILLGGSPIVVNCSSSARMSSIATVEPQIDLEKSLSLTISPNPNTGSFKCILNLSNHTKAKLIIRNIAGTEVWKQEVVGLGGEQYQEINLNIESAGIHIMTLEIGGQIISKRMVVLK; this is encoded by the coding sequence TTGGCTCACGTTACGGTTGAACTGCTTGATGCTGATGTTGTTATTGCAACCGGTGCCGCGGTAACTTATCGAGCAGATTTAGAAGGAGCCGGATTGGGGACTGGTCGGTATGGTTTCAGTATTGTTGTTCCGCCTCTTTTAAAAGATGGAGAAGATCACAACATTAAACTCAGAGTAAGGAACTCTACTTACACATTACAGAATTCTTTACAAAATCTGAACTGCCCTTACGGCGGCCGCTTGGAAGAAGTGGATTGTGCTAATTTTAAGGGTTGGGCGTGGAATCCGAACAAGCCAAACATTGAAGGTCTAACTGTTGAGCTGCTCGAAAACAATATTGTATTGGGGTCTACCAATGCGAAAATCTACCGTGAAGATTTGGCTGCAAATGGCATTGGTACGGGTTACTATGGATTTCTTCTACCAATACCTCAAAGCTTAAAAAATGGATATGCTCACACCGTGAGCATGCGTATCAAAGGCACAAATTTTTTCTTAGATGAGTCGCCTAAAACGTTTACGTGCTTTTCACCTTCTTACGAAGGTTCACTTGAAACGACGAGCTGCAACGAGCTGAAAGGCTGGGCATGGGACAAGAACAACCCTACTGCTGCTGCCTTGACAGTCGAGCTGCTGGATGGTAGTGTGGTAGTGGGCAGCGTCGTGGCCAATGCTTACCGCCAGGACCTGAAAGACTCAGGTAAAGGGACGGGTAATTATGGGTTTACGCTAGCTATGCCGAATGTTTTAAAGGATGGCCTGCAGCACACGATTACTTTGCGGGTGAAGGGTTCCAGCTATAAATTGGCTGGCACGCCGCGAGGTGTAAATTGTGTGATGCCTGCATTGTACGGCGGGGCCCTTGATTCGGCAACCTGCACAGAGATCAAAGGTTGGGCCTGGAACCAGAATTACCCGTCCAAAACGGTAAGTGTAGAATTGATTGAGGGCAGTACGGTCCTAGCAACATCGGTTGCCAGCATTTTCCGTCAGGACCTTGATACAATGGGCACGGGCAACTATGGCTTCGTTATCGCTTCCCCAAGCATTTTACGTGACGGTCAGTCCCATTCTGTCAGCGTGCGCATACTGGGTACGAATATCCTTTTAAGTGGTTCACCGAAAATAATAAATTGTGCCATTCCACCTTCTTACGAAGGGGCGCTTGAAACGACGAGCTGCAATGAGATGAAAGGCTGGGCATGGGACAAGAACAACCCTACTGCTGCTGCCTTGACAGTCGAGCTGCTGGATGGTAATGTGGTGGTAGGCAGCGTCGTGGCCAATGCTTACCGCCAGGACCTGAAAGATTCAGGTAAAGGGACTGGTAATTATGGATTTACGCTAGCTATGCCGAATGTTTTGAAGGATGGCCAGCAGCACACGATTACTTTACGGGTGAAGGGTTCCAGCTATAAGCTGGCTGGCACGCCTCGGGGTGTAAATTGTGTGATGCCTGCATTGTACGGCGGGGCCCTTGATTCGGCAACCTGCACAGAGATCAAAGGTTGGGCCTGGAACCAGAATTACCCGTCCAAAACGGTAAGTGTAGAATTGATTGAGGGCAGTACGGTCCTAGCAACATCGGTTGCCAGCATTTTCCGTCAGGACCTTGATACAATGGGCACGGGCAACTATGGCTTCGTTATCGCTTCCCCAAGCATTTTACGTGACGGTCAGTCCCATTCTGTCAGCGTGCGCATACTGGGTACGAATATCCTTTTAAGTGGTTCACCGAAAATAATAAATTGTGCCATTCCACCTTCTTACGAAGGGGCGCTTGAAACGACGAGCTGCAATGAGCTGAAAGGCTGGGCATGGGACAAGAACAACCCTACTGCTGCTGCCTTGACAGTCGAGCTGCTGGATGGTAATGTGGTGGTAGGCAGCGTCGTGGCCAATGCTTACCGCCAGGACCTGAAAGATTCAGGTAAAGGGACTGGTAATTATGGATTTACGCTAGCTATGCCGAATGTTTTGAAGGATGGCCAGCAGCACACGATTACTTTACGGGTGAAGGGTTCCAGCTATAAGCTGGCTGGCACGCCTCGGGGTGTAAATTGTGTGATGCCTGCATTGTACGGCGGGGCCCTTGAGTCGGCAACCTGCACAGAGATCAAAGGTTGGGCCTGGAACCAGAACTACCCGTCCAAAACGGTAAGTGTAGAATTGATTGAGGGCAGTACGGTCCTAGCAACATCGGTTGCCAGCATTTTCCGTCAGGACCTTGATACAATGGGAACGGGCAACTATGGCTTCGTTATCGCTTCCCCAAGCATTTTACGTGACGGTCAGTCCCATTCTGTCAGCGTGCGCATACTGGGTACGAATATCCTTTTAAGTGGTTCACCGAAAATAATAAATTGTGCCATTCCACCTTCTTACGAAGGGGCGCTTGAAACGACGAGCTGCAATGAGCTGAAAGGCTGGGCATGGGACAAGAACAACCCTACTGCTGCTGCCTTGACAGTCGAGCTGCTGGATGGTAATGTGGTGGTAGGCACCGTCGTGGCCAATGCTTACCGCCAGGACCTGAAAGATTCAGGTAAAGGGACTGGTAATTACGGCTTTACGCTAGCCATGCCGAATGTTTTGAAGGATGGCCAGCAGCACACGATTACTTTACGGGTGAAGGGTTCCAGCTATAAGCTGGCTGGCACGCCTCGGGGTGTAAATTGTGTGATGCCTGCATTGTACGGCGGGGCCCTTGAATCGGCAACCTGCACAGAGATCAAAGGTTGGGCCTGGAACCAGAATTACCCGTCCAAAACGGTAAGTGTAGAATTGATTGAGGGCAGTACGGTCCTAGCAACATCGGTTGCCAGCATTTTCCGTCAGGACCTTGATACAATGGGCACGGGCGACTATGGCTTCGTTATCGCTTCCCCAAGCATTTTACGTGACGGTCAGTCCCATTCTGTCAGCGTGCGCATACAGGGTACGAATATCCTTTTAAGTGGTTCACCGAAAATAATAAATTGTGCCATTCCACCTTCTTACGAAGGGGCGCTTGAAACGACGAGCTGCAATGAGCTGAAAGGCTGGGCATGGGACAAGAACAACCCTACTGCTGCTGCCTTGACAGTCGAGCTGCTGGATGGTAATGTGGTGGTAGGCACCGTCGTGGCCAATGCTTACCGCCAGGACCTGAAAGATTCAGGTAAAGGGACTGGTAATTACGGCTTTACGCTAGCCATGCCGAATGTTTTGAAGGATGGCCAGCAGCACACGATTACTTTACGGGTGAAGGGTTCCAGCTATAAGCTGGCTGGCACGCCTCGGGGTGTAAATTGTGTGATGCCTGCATTGTACGGCGGGGCCCTTGAATCGGCAACCTGCACAGAGATCAAAGGTTGGGCCTGGAACCAGAATTACCCGTCCAAAACGGTAAGTGTAGAATTGATTGAGGGCAGTACGGTCCTAGCAACATCGGTTGCCAGCATTTTCCGTCAGGACCTTGATACAATGGGCACGGGCAACTATGGCTTCGTTATCGCTTCCCCAAGCATTCTACGCAATGGCCAGCCCCATTCTGTCAGCGTGCGCATAAAGGGCACGAGCATACTTTTGGGTGGCTCGCCCATAGTAGTTAACTGCTCATCATCCGCACGAATGTCGAGTATAGCAACTGTTGAACCGCAAATTGATTTAGAAAAATCTTTGAGCTTGACAATATCGCCTAATCCGAATACTGGGAGCTTTAAATGTATATTAAATTTAAGTAACCATACGAAAGCAAAGCTAATTATACGGAACATTGCCGGGACCGAAGTATGGAAACAGGAAGTTGTTGGATTAGGTGGAGAACAATACCAAGAAATCAATTTGAATATAGAGAGTGCAGGTATTCACATCATGACTCTTGAAATTGGTGGGCAAATTATAAGCAAAAGAATGGTAGTTCTAAAATAG
- a CDS encoding glycoside hydrolase family 55 protein, translating to MKLSLSLLLISISFLAAAQKKDSISRENRSNKFTEKIRNEADGKVRTNHVADALDNMEENMGHRIPFMTMNELRSSSPKIASVVYIDEGLRSGNFRYDPASTAPDDSSMVIVSGNKRFVRQYDGFVNIRWYGAVGDGKTDDTEPIIKAAKANKEGILIPNGTFLINSPIPFSCPINGNSNQGAIIKASKEFKGQFMIDNYAGGERKFLKNVKLDANDVAGLQIIGSSGDAQGSSITVYENVYFYNTHKDSFTVGGASKKAVPGMLTGATFINCVWRATGKMLNLGQNQDDIQFIGCRFHMDKSPVDVAFIVGNGSNHRFQGCYFYITKVIKRNDVGRIFQVGNNITNFENCFIEGTSNLTHLWHCASPGATLSLRDIHINLTAPDFVALIRTELQQTSRDFRQITVQNIGKSTHFPDNAKILDLYVAYAEPGKQISLNFSGVDIFKDVYQITPGSVKNDNKILKLDGSLRTESYDNYAGLRTESASKKSDTPQIDDISNQVASIASTNNSIPNGIKYKLKGPGVWLVTVTSKSGGKGDALMAANFIVYYYKSSNGIFSTERLGSIKKSASLEDKIYDLSVSDPNAEGLITISSSLGGNSPTKPTFIVNAKQLSSLL from the coding sequence ATGAAATTATCGTTGTCACTGTTGTTGATTAGTATTTCTTTTTTAGCAGCCGCTCAGAAAAAGGATTCTATTTCCCGGGAAAACAGATCTAATAAGTTTACTGAAAAAATTCGGAATGAAGCCGATGGCAAGGTAAGAACAAATCATGTTGCGGATGCATTAGACAACATGGAGGAAAATATGGGGCACCGTATTCCTTTCATGACAATGAATGAGTTACGCTCCTCCTCACCGAAAATTGCAAGTGTTGTATACATTGACGAAGGCCTTCGTTCAGGCAATTTCCGTTACGACCCTGCCAGCACTGCTCCCGATGACAGTAGCATGGTGATCGTTTCCGGGAACAAAAGATTCGTGAGACAATACGATGGATTTGTTAATATCCGCTGGTATGGTGCTGTCGGAGATGGGAAAACAGATGATACGGAACCCATTATCAAGGCGGCCAAAGCTAACAAAGAAGGAATACTCATTCCCAATGGCACCTTTCTGATCAACTCACCAATACCTTTCTCCTGCCCTATTAATGGAAACAGCAATCAGGGTGCAATCATCAAAGCCTCGAAGGAATTCAAAGGGCAATTTATGATTGACAACTATGCCGGCGGGGAAAGGAAATTCTTAAAAAATGTGAAGCTGGATGCGAACGATGTGGCAGGGCTTCAAATTATAGGCAGTTCCGGGGATGCCCAGGGAAGTTCCATAACCGTATATGAGAATGTTTATTTTTACAACACTCACAAGGATTCATTTACCGTCGGCGGAGCTAGTAAAAAAGCTGTCCCGGGAATGCTTACGGGCGCCACATTCATAAATTGTGTTTGGAGAGCTACAGGTAAAATGTTGAACCTGGGACAAAACCAAGACGACATTCAATTTATTGGATGCCGCTTTCACATGGACAAGTCCCCGGTTGACGTCGCTTTCATTGTAGGCAATGGCTCCAATCACAGATTTCAAGGATGCTATTTCTACATTACCAAAGTCATAAAACGGAACGATGTTGGTCGGATTTTTCAGGTAGGAAACAACATTACAAATTTTGAAAATTGCTTTATAGAAGGCACTTCCAACCTGACCCATCTTTGGCATTGCGCATCTCCTGGTGCCACATTGTCTTTAAGAGACATACACATCAATCTTACCGCCCCGGATTTCGTTGCGCTAATCCGAACAGAATTGCAGCAGACCAGTCGTGATTTTCGACAGATAACTGTTCAAAATATTGGAAAGTCAACTCATTTTCCCGATAACGCCAAAATACTCGACTTATATGTTGCTTATGCCGAACCAGGCAAGCAAATTTCGCTGAATTTCTCGGGAGTAGATATATTTAAAGATGTTTATCAGATCACGCCTGGAAGTGTCAAAAACGACAATAAGATATTAAAATTGGACGGTTCTTTGAGAACAGAGTCATACGACAACTATGCCGGTTTGCGAACTGAGAGCGCTTCAAAAAAATCCGATACCCCCCAGATCGACGATATCTCAAATCAAGTTGCAAGTATAGCTTCTACAAACAATTCAATTCCAAATGGTATAAAATATAAACTTAAGGGTCCGGGAGTTTGGTTGGTAACCGTCACATCAAAAAGCGGCGGAAAAGGCGATGCCTTGATGGCTGCTAATTTTATAGTTTATTATTACAAATCTTCAAACGGTATTTTCTCAACAGAACGGCTTGGTAGTATAAAAAAATCGGCAAGTTTGGAAGATAAAATTTATGACTTATCCGTTTCTGATCCTAATGCAGAGGGTCTCATAACCATTTCGTCTTCCCTTGGTGGCAATTCTCCAACTAAACCAACATTTATTGTGAATGCCAAACAACTAAGTAGCTTGTTATAA
- a CDS encoding DUF1501 domain-containing protein yields the protein MKRRQFLTTASASLLPIALNGFSLRSVSKNSGLIQSILKTNAIADDKVLVIIYLNGGNDGLNTVIPIEHYSNYYSLRSNIAIPESNVLRLQGNLETGLHPAMTGMRKMYDEGKLAIVHSVSYPNPNQSHNRSADIYMTGVESNQFATSGWAGRFLEKNYPGYPQGYPNSNMEDPLALQIGYVATTTLLGSQQSTAINIKTPGNFYQIVGSPTQQSSDLPCCDPGDLIAYVREQQLLSVGYASEIKAASDAGTNLAAYPPAAEANDLAEQLKIVAKLIHGGLRTKVYYVELEGFDTHSGQVGTTSVEGTHAKLLKKLSDAVAAFQNDLKLQGTENKVIGLTFSDFGRRATSNASKGTDHGIAAPMFVFGTGIKRQIIGTNPDLVNGLLPELPGPSEINRDIKMQIDFRRVYSDILNDWFGNASSSTEQVLYRNFNTTSLFSDLVQSISSGSWINPSTWSNGRVPAAADAIRINRGHIVEVGHNIIAKKIHVEGELKFLGNYSVKTTS from the coding sequence ATGAAAAGAAGACAGTTTCTAACAACCGCATCAGCGTCCTTGCTCCCTATTGCACTGAATGGATTTAGCCTGAGATCAGTCAGCAAAAATTCGGGGTTGATTCAATCAATACTAAAAACAAATGCTATTGCCGACGATAAGGTTCTGGTAATAATATATTTGAATGGTGGTAATGATGGATTAAATACAGTAATTCCAATAGAGCATTATTCTAATTATTACTCACTACGCAGCAATATTGCTATCCCAGAAAGTAACGTGTTGCGTCTTCAGGGTAATTTAGAGACCGGATTACACCCTGCTATGACTGGAATGCGAAAAATGTACGACGAAGGTAAGCTAGCGATTGTACATTCAGTCTCCTACCCTAACCCAAATCAATCCCATAACAGGTCGGCAGATATTTACATGACGGGTGTAGAATCGAATCAATTTGCCACTTCCGGGTGGGCAGGTAGGTTTCTTGAGAAAAACTATCCCGGCTATCCGCAAGGATACCCCAACTCGAACATGGAGGATCCCTTAGCACTTCAGATCGGGTATGTTGCAACCACAACTTTACTTGGATCCCAGCAGTCGACGGCGATTAACATAAAAACTCCTGGTAACTTCTATCAAATCGTCGGTTCACCAACACAGCAGTCAAGTGATTTACCTTGCTGTGATCCTGGCGATCTGATAGCATATGTACGCGAGCAACAATTACTGTCCGTTGGGTACGCATCGGAAATCAAAGCTGCTTCCGATGCTGGGACGAATCTCGCTGCTTATCCCCCAGCAGCTGAGGCGAACGATCTCGCGGAGCAACTCAAAATTGTAGCCAAACTAATACACGGAGGGCTTCGAACAAAAGTTTACTATGTCGAACTGGAGGGGTTTGACACGCATTCGGGTCAGGTAGGTACAACGTCAGTTGAAGGCACTCATGCTAAGTTATTGAAAAAACTATCTGATGCAGTTGCCGCATTTCAAAACGATTTGAAATTGCAAGGAACAGAGAACAAGGTGATTGGCCTCACGTTTTCCGACTTTGGGCGGAGAGCCACTTCAAATGCGTCAAAAGGGACTGATCACGGCATTGCCGCGCCAATGTTTGTTTTCGGGACCGGTATCAAACGTCAAATTATTGGAACAAATCCTGATCTGGTGAATGGTCTTTTGCCTGAACTGCCTGGTCCGTCAGAAATTAATCGCGACATTAAAATGCAAATTGATTTCCGGCGGGTTTATTCAGATATTTTAAATGACTGGTTTGGAAATGCAAGTTCATCAACCGAACAAGTCCTTTACAGGAATTTCAACACAACTTCCTTATTTTCCGATTTAGTACAATCTATTTCCTCAGGATCCTGGATCAATCCTTCGACTTGGTCGAACGGACGCGTCCCTGCTGCTGCCGATGCAATTAGAATTAACCGCGGCCACATTGTCGAAGTTGGACACAATATAATAGCTAAAAAAATTCATGTTGAAGGTGAACTGAAGTTTTTGGGTAACTATTCCGTGAAAACAACAAGCTAA
- a CDS encoding DUF1800 domain-containing protein — protein sequence MSYLDVYSEQLTASTAAHLLRRVTFGPTNSEIAEFTGLTATEAVDKLISNSTYAASPPPPVEMDETRPNAGQLFLSNPYDATRTYDYSMYIKYWWIGLMCKQDGKPSVLEKLTAFWQNHFVVAHSSVGDYRLVNRYIRFLRANALGNFRTLAVGITKDPGMLIFQNGSENTKAHPNENYGRELQELFTVGQKDFQGNDNYTEQDVKAAARVLSGWQVPNYKKAGSVSTDPAFNLTRHDTSDKVFSSKYNDTVIRGRNDNTAGDTEVNELIDMLLRHPEMPKHICRKLYRWYVNPNVTPEIESQVIVPLATFFASSQNNFAITPVLRKLLTSQIFFATNNIGAILKSPAEFMIGTLRMINQPIPNITTEYAAFFKVMNYLYWNMTTMQLSFLDQPLVFGSVPYYQTGFSKNWINGTTLGLRGQHSDGFVVPWMEIKPGQMLGINFIQRLTALQPNFSDVTGTPPISIDVVFKDFSKNLFAIELSQSQQNFLIDTIMMRGIPRTSWDREWNAYRTTPTDTSKRNTVVSRCQWLVKHMFRMAEYQVF from the coding sequence ATGTCGTACCTGGACGTATATAGTGAACAGCTTACCGCCAGTACAGCTGCTCATTTATTGAGAAGAGTCACCTTTGGCCCAACGAATTCCGAAATAGCTGAGTTTACAGGGCTTACGGCTACGGAGGCTGTTGACAAATTAATCAGCAACTCCACATATGCCGCATCTCCGCCGCCGCCGGTTGAAATGGACGAAACCAGACCAAATGCTGGCCAGCTATTTCTATCAAATCCTTACGATGCAACTCGGACATATGATTATAGTATGTACATCAAATACTGGTGGATTGGATTAATGTGCAAGCAGGACGGGAAGCCGTCCGTTTTGGAAAAATTAACGGCCTTTTGGCAGAATCATTTTGTGGTGGCGCATTCTAGTGTAGGTGATTACCGACTGGTAAACAGATATATCCGGTTCTTACGGGCAAATGCGCTTGGGAATTTTAGAACCCTTGCGGTCGGTATTACGAAAGACCCTGGAATGTTAATATTCCAAAATGGAAGTGAAAATACTAAGGCGCATCCAAACGAAAACTATGGCCGTGAATTACAGGAGCTTTTCACAGTCGGACAAAAGGACTTTCAGGGAAACGATAATTATACAGAACAAGATGTTAAAGCAGCCGCCCGGGTGCTGTCGGGATGGCAAGTTCCAAATTATAAAAAAGCCGGCTCAGTAAGTACAGATCCAGCCTTTAATTTGACACGACACGACACTTCGGACAAGGTCTTTTCATCCAAATACAATGATACGGTTATAAGAGGCAGAAATGATAACACTGCCGGAGACACCGAAGTAAATGAGCTTATTGACATGTTGCTCCGTCATCCGGAAATGCCGAAACATATTTGTAGAAAGCTCTACAGGTGGTACGTAAATCCGAATGTCACCCCAGAAATTGAAAGTCAGGTCATTGTTCCTTTGGCGACCTTTTTTGCCAGTTCCCAAAACAATTTCGCAATAACTCCTGTCCTTCGAAAGTTGCTGACAAGTCAGATTTTCTTTGCAACTAACAACATAGGGGCAATTCTTAAATCTCCCGCAGAATTTATGATTGGCACACTCAGGATGATCAATCAGCCTATTCCAAATATTACAACTGAGTATGCAGCATTTTTTAAAGTCATGAACTATCTGTATTGGAACATGACAACAATGCAACTTAGCTTCCTGGACCAGCCATTAGTTTTCGGCTCCGTCCCCTATTATCAAACCGGCTTTTCTAAAAATTGGATAAATGGGACGACGCTGGGATTAAGAGGGCAGCATTCTGATGGATTCGTTGTCCCATGGATGGAAATCAAGCCCGGACAAATGCTGGGCATTAATTTTATTCAACGCTTGACTGCTCTTCAACCAAATTTTTCTGACGTCACCGGTACTCCTCCTATTTCGATTGATGTGGTCTTCAAAGATTTCTCCAAAAATCTTTTTGCAATTGAGTTAAGCCAAAGTCAACAAAACTTTTTAATAGATACAATTATGATGAGAGGCATTCCGCGAACCTCCTGGGATAGGGAATGGAATGCGTATCGTACTACGCCTACCGACACTTCGAAAAGAAACACGGTCGTATCAAGATGCCAATGGCTGGTTAAACATATGTTCAGGATGGCTGAATACCAAGTTTTTTAA
- a CDS encoding SGNH/GDSL hydrolase family protein: protein MKKNIYTDPAILSKIERRSFLQLAGFSALSSFFLVSCEGDDPGPAPSPEPKPELDKTLAFFGDSLTVGSGGSASYGTAVGKSLDNRPVFIDAIGGQNSAQIAARQGGLPLKISVEGNAFRGAETIPITKISNEFLSTAATVNQLTRKVTVAGVKCTIIRNGKGNPTVETYRIRPDVASTTAVPEDSLVILENAEKAKTATQILWYGRNDVAGATVISDILSNIEHSVAYIAEPKRFIILGVLAGLLETMTTDRYKWISELNSHLEAKYGDMYVPMLPPTTTEMTAVNYTPTDQDKVEIENGVFPMGLRADRTHLNNDGYQIVANRVISKMKELKY, encoded by the coding sequence ATGAAAAAGAACATATACACAGATCCAGCTATACTAAGCAAAATTGAAAGAAGAAGCTTCCTTCAGCTTGCCGGATTCTCGGCGCTAAGTTCGTTTTTTCTGGTGAGCTGTGAAGGTGATGATCCAGGACCTGCCCCAAGTCCGGAACCGAAACCAGAACTTGATAAAACACTTGCATTCTTCGGTGACAGTTTGACTGTTGGTTCTGGTGGATCAGCCTCATACGGAACGGCTGTTGGGAAAAGTCTCGATAACCGTCCCGTCTTTATAGATGCAATTGGAGGTCAAAACAGCGCTCAAATAGCTGCTAGGCAAGGTGGGTTGCCGTTGAAAATTTCTGTTGAAGGAAATGCATTCAGGGGAGCTGAGACCATTCCTATAACCAAAATATCAAACGAATTCCTTTCCACGGCAGCAACGGTAAATCAGTTAACTAGGAAGGTGACTGTAGCTGGCGTTAAATGCACCATTATCCGAAATGGTAAGGGTAATCCAACTGTGGAGACTTACAGAATAAGGCCTGATGTTGCCAGTACAACGGCGGTACCAGAGGACTCGTTGGTAATCCTTGAAAATGCTGAAAAAGCAAAAACTGCTACTCAGATTCTATGGTATGGTCGCAACGACGTTGCCGGTGCAACAGTGATTTCAGACATCCTCTCTAATATCGAACATAGTGTTGCTTACATCGCTGAGCCTAAAAGATTTATTATTCTCGGAGTGTTGGCTGGCCTCTTAGAAACTATGACCACTGATCGTTATAAATGGATTTCGGAGCTAAACTCGCACTTAGAAGCTAAATATGGCGATATGTATGTGCCAATGTTACCACCAACTACTACTGAAATGACGGCTGTCAACTATACTCCGACGGATCAGGATAAAGTTGAGATCGAAAACGGAGTTTTTCCGATGGGATTACGAGCAGATCGCACTCACTTGAATAACGATGGCTATCAAATAGTTGCCAATCGGGTTATATCCAAGATGAAAGAACTCAAGTATTAA